TTCCCTGCCGTCGGGTCCCGATCCATACACGCCGATGAGGCCTTGCTACAATTTGGAAAACGAGACTTTGCAATGAACTACAAGCTTGATGATGAATCAAAAAGTAGAATAGAAGACCTTTCTGATCTTCGAGATTACGTCTCAGCCATCCGCGCTCAAGTCCGTGCAAGTGAGGACGGGCAGGACGAGATTCAAGTGTTGATTAGCCTCTTGTCTTCATTCCCTATTGCAGACCCAAGCGCAGACACGGGAAAGCTTTTAAATAGTATTGCAACTGCTGTGCGACAGAGAGCCAAAGATCTTCCGGTTTCAACAGTGATCTCGTTTTCGAAGGAAGGTGAAGAGTGAGTCTCGCATCTGATCTTCTCGATCAATCCAGCACACTGGCCACCTTGGATCCGATGAGGCCAAAGCAAGCGTCACTTAGACGCGCTATTTCCGCGGCATATTATTCAGTGTTTCACTTGTTGATTGACGAAGGAGCGCGCCGAATCAGTACCAACGTTGCATTGCAGCCATACATTGCAAGATCCTTTCAACACACAGCCATCAAGGAAGCGGCCAATAAGGTCATGGCTCAATCGCAGAGCTCACCTCCATGGCCTGGTCCATTATTCACGGTACCTGTCGAGGCTGAGCTCATCAGCGTGTGCAACGCCTTTGTTGACCTCCAATCGCTTCGACACAAAGCTGATTACAACACTGCATTGTCGTTCAAACGGGCTGAGGTTGTAGCTGCTGTTAGTCGTGCACAGGCAGCTCATCAAGACTGGGCAGTGGCAAGGGCGTCTAACAATGCGTCAGTCTTTCTGCTTTTATCAGCCAAGCTCTTGCCAGATAGATAGCAAGTGCAGCCTTCTTTCCATCGTCTAGTGGAACTGTCCAACAACCAGATACAGAAGACGGGAGCGGAGGGTGATTGCAATTCTGTTGCGCTCTGCCCGCTTCTGATCTGGAGCGTTAGATTTCAACAAAACCAAGATGGAAGAATTTGAAGAAGTTAGGTATTTCCGCCGAGAGACCTAGCTCGTTCACATTATCTTAAAAGAGCTTGTGTCTTAACCGCAAGCCTAGTCAGCTCTGGCAGTCTAGATGTGTTTTCTCACCAGGTCATTCAGCGATCAGCAGCCGCTGGAGGCACTGCTGAGGGCTGAGGCCACCGAGAGCCATGTGGCATCTGTTGCCGTTATAGATGCCCAGATAGCGGGGTAGCCAGCGGTTGCGTTCCTCTGAGGTCTGGTAGGCGATCACGTAGGCCCATTCCGCCAGGAGGGTTTTGATGAAACGCTCCGCCTTGCCGTTGGTCTGCGGGGTGTAGGGCTTGGTGCGGATGGGTTTCAGACCCAGTGCCTGACAGGCTTTTCGCCAATCGCCAGAGCGATAGGAGGATCCGTTATCCGACAGGACACGGCGACAGGTGATGCCCTGATCGCTGAACCAGCCCACCGCACGGCACAAGAAGCCGACCGTGGTCGCCTTCTGCTCGTCAGGCAAGACCTCGACGTAGGCCAGCCGTGTGGCGTCATCGATGGCGACGTGCACCTTCTCGTAGCCGGCGCCACGCGAACAGCCTTGACGACGGTCGCCGGTGATCCGATGGTCGATGCGCTCGAAACGGGCCAGCTGTTTGGTGTCGACATGGATCATGTCGCCGGGCCGCTCCCACTGGTAGCGCCGCACAGGAGGCTTGGTTTCCAGATTCTTGAGCCGTCCCAGCCCTAGGGCGTTCATCACCCGTCCGACGGTCGAGAGGGGCGCCTTGAGGGCCTTGGCGATGCGGCGTAGCGTGCAGCGCTGGTGCCGTAGGTCCATAGCCTGCTGCAGTTGCTGCGGATCGAGCGTCCGCCGCTGAGTGCGGCGCACGCTCCGTCGATCCGCCAGTGCGGCCACGCCACCATCACGGAAGCGCGCCAGCCACTTGTAAGCGCTGCGCAGGCTGACCCAGGCTTGCGCCGCAAGGGCCTTGAGCGGCACGCCTTCATCGAGGTGCCGACGAATCAGGCGTTCCCGACTGATCGGCGTCAGTCGGGCCAGTGGGTGGCTATGCATGGAGGGTGAGGTCTTGGGACGGGCGGTGACACCCCGACCCTGGCGACCTCACACCCAATCGTCAGCTGAACAACCTGGTGGGACTACACACTTAGCCTCCCTCCATGACCACCATCACCGAAATAGCGCCCGATCTGTTCCGGCTCTCGATCCATGTGCCGGAACTGGACATGCAGTTCAACCACTTTCTGGTACGCGATCAGCAGCCGCTGCTGTTTCACGCCGGCCTCAAGGGCATGTTCCCTTTGCTTCGGGACGCGGTGGCCACCCTGATCGATCCTGCCCAGTTGCGCTATGTGGCCTGGAGTCATTTCGAGGCTGATGAGGTGGGCGGCCTCAACCAGTGGCTGGAGCTCGCGCCCGAGGCCGAACCCGTCTGCACGTTCGTTGGCAAGGTCGTCAGCGTCGACGACGTGGCCCTGCGGCCCGCCCGCGGCATGACGCCCGCCGATGTGCTCTCCACCGGCACCTATCGCTTCCGTTTCCTGGCCACGCCCCACCTGCCCCACGGCTGGGACGCCGGCCTGCTGTTCGAGGAAACGCGCCGCACCCTGTTCTGCTCCGATCTCTTCCACCACTTCGGCAATCCGCCGCCGCTCGTGTCCCACGACCTGATCGGCCCCTCCCTGGCGGCCATGCAGCAGATGCAACAGGGGCCCCTGGCCGGCTATCTGCCCTACACCCCCCAGACCGAGGGTCTGCTCGCCGGCCTTGCCGCCCTCCAACCGCAGACCCTGGCGCTGATGCACGGCTCCTCCCATTCCGGCCCCGGCGGCCCGATGCTCAGCGAGCTCGCCGCCGCCATGAAGCAGGCGTGCGTGGCCGAGTGATGGGGCGATGGGGCCTACCGGGACGCGGCGGAGGGAGCGTCCCAGTCCGAATCCTGCCGGTCGGTGGTCAGAGGGCGTAGCGGAGGATCGCGGCGACGGGTGCCCCCTCGGGAAGGTCCCCCTGGCGCACCCCCAGCACCTCACCCCCGGAGAGCAATACCCGCCGTGCGATCTCATCGAGCACCCCGTAGCTGTCCGCTCCGGCGGCGTCGGCCTCGTAGATCCGTCCGTCCGTCTCATCGATCCGTCCGTCGATCACCCGGTCAATGTCCACCAGGAGGCTGCCCACCGCTTCGAAGGTGGCCGCCCGGGCCACCTGGGCGAGATCGGTGCTGGCCCGGCCGGCGTTGCGGCGCTGATCGAACGTGCTGCGCCAGTCCACCAGCCGCTGCTGATGCAGGGCGTCGAACACCGGACGGGCGGCCTGGGCGAGCTCGTCGTCGGCGCGGTGCTCCGGGCTGCCCTCGATGGTGGCGACGACCAGGTGGGGGTAGGTGTTCACGGAGCGGTAGATCGCCGCGAGGCTCTCCACCGCCGCCAGCACCAGCGGCACGCTCTGACCGGCGAGGTGATCTCGCAGGGCCCGGTTCACCTGGCGGGCGTACTGCCGCAGGCGCACCTTCTTGCCCTCCGAGCCAGTGAGCCGGCCGCTGGGGGAGCGGTCATTGAGGCTCGCCTTGCCGACGGACGCGGCCGCATCCTTCGGCAGATCCGCCAGCCTCACCGTGCTGGCCGGCAGATCGGCCGACACCTCGATCAGCCGCACGCCTCCCTCGGCGAGCGCCAGCACGTAGCCGCTGTTGCCGAAGGCGGTGGCCCGCAGCAGGGGCTTGAGGTGAAACCGGTCGGAGACCGCCACCAGCGGCTCGACGGTGGTCGGCAGGCGGAAGGTCCGCAGGGTTCCGGGGGTGGCGTAGACCACCAGGGAACGGGCCTGAAAACGCCAGAACCCATCGTCGTCGACCAGATCGGCCAGGGACTCCCGCAGGGCCTCCACGGCTGAGCCCTCCTGGCAGGCGGCCTCCAGTTGGCCGACCGCCTCCTCCGCCAGGGCCCGGAACCGCAGCCGGTCCACGTCGGTGTCGGGGGTGATCGGGGTGGTGGGCAGCACGATCGAGACGCTCGACCCGTGGATGTGACGGGCGAGGGCGGCGAGCTCCTCCCGGCTTGGCAGATCGACGTGGAGCATCGGCCAGGAGTGCGCAGGTGACCACGCCACTCTGGCCCGGGGCACACGGCCCAATAGGATCGCTTCATGCTTGATCGCTCCGACGTTGGCAGCACGATCCGCTCCGACGGCGACGCCAGCGACACGACTTCGGGCCGCCCGGCTGGAACCGGTGCCGTCCCCCCGCTGGAGCAGCTGTTCCCCTTCCCCCTCGACGGTTTCCAGCTCGAGGCGATCGACGCCCTGAACCAGGGCCACTCGGTGGTGGTGAGCGCCCCCACCGGCTCCGGCAAGACCCTGGTGGGCGAGTACGCCATCCACCGGGCCCTGGCCCATGGCCAGAAGGTCTTCTACACCACGCCCCTCAAGGCCCTCTCCAACCAGAAGCTGCGGGATTTCCGCCACCAGTTCGGCGACGAGAAGGTGGGCCTGCTCACCGGCGATCTCAGCCTGAACCGGGAGGCCCAGGTGGTGGTGATGACCACCGAGATCTTCCGCAACATGCTCTACGCGGAGATCGACCACGCCGACGACGACCCCCTGGCCGACGTGGAGGCCGTGGTGCTCGACGAGTGCCACTACATGAACGACACCCAGCGGGGCACCGTCTGGGAGGAGTCGATCATCCACTGCCCCTCGCGGGTGCAGCTGGTGGCCCTCTCGGCCACGGTGGCCAATGCCGGCCAGCTCACCGACTGGATTGAGCGGGTGCATGGCCCCACCCGCCTGATCCACAGCGACTTCCGCCCCGTCCCGCTGGCCTTCAGCTTCTGCAGCGCCAAGGGCCTGCACCCCCTGCTCAACGACGAGGGCACCGGCCTGCACCCCAACTGCAAGGTCTGGCGCCCTCCGAAGTCCACCCGCCGCAAGGGCCCGAAGGAACCGCGGCCGCCCCAGCCGGAGGCGCCGCCGATCGGCTTCGTGGTGGCCCAGATGGCGGAGCGGGAGATGCTGCCGGCCATCTACTTCATCTTCAGCCGCCGCAACTGCGACCGCTCCGTGCGCGACCTGGCCAAGGTGTGCCTGGTGAATCCCGAGGAGCAGGCCCGCATCCGCCGGCGGCTGGACGCCTTCATGGCGGTGACGCCCGAGGCGGTGCGGGAGGGCGGCCATGCCGATGCCCTGCTGCGGGGCATCGCCGCCCACCACGCCGGCGTGCTGCCGGCCTGGAAGGAGCTGATCGAGGAGCTGTTCCAGCAGGGGCTGATCAAGGTGGTGTTCGCCACCGAGACCCTGGCCGCCGGCATCAACATGCCGGCCCGCACCACGGTGATCTCGGCCCTCTCCAAGCGCACCGAGCGGGGCCACCGGCCCCTGATGGGCAGCGAATTCCTGCAGATGGCGGGCCGCGCCGGCCGCCGCGGCCTGGATACCCAGGGCTACGTGGTGACAGTGCAGAGCCGCTTCGAGGGGGTCAGGGAGGCCGGGGCCCTGGCCACCAGCCCGGCCGATCCCCTGGTGAGCCAGTTCACCCCCAGCTACGGCATGGTGCTCAACCTGCTGCAGCGCTACGACCTGGCCAAGGCCCGGGAGCTGGTGGAGCGCAGCTTCGGCCGCTACCTGGCGGGGCTGGACCTGGCCGAGGACGAGGCCCGCATCGCCGAGCTGATGGCCCAGCTGGCCACGCTCGAATCCAGCGGCGGCGAGGTGCCCTGGGACGATTTCGAGGACTACGAGAAGGTCCGCGGCCGCCTGCGGGAGGAGCGCCGCCTGCACCGGATCCTGCAGCAGCAGGCCGAGGAGACCCTCGCCCATGAGCTCACCCTGGCCCTGCAGTTCGCCAGCGAGGGCACGCTGGTCAGCGTCAAGGCGCCGGCCCTGCGCAGCCGGGTCACCCCGGCGGTGATCGTGGCCAAGGTGCCGGGCTCCGGCCAGTTCCCGCTGCTGCTCTGCCTCACCGACGAGAACGTCTGGATCCTGCTGCCCTGCCACGCGGTGGTGACCCTGCACGCCGAGCTCAGCTGCCTGCAGGTCGACCAGCTGGAGCCGCCGGAGCTGCACCACGCCAACGAGCTGCGCCATGGCGACAACGCCAGCGGCGGCCTGGCCCTGGCGGTGTCCTCGATGGCCCGCCGCCACGACATGCACACCCCCCGCTACGACCTGGCCGGCGAGGTGCGCCAGCAGGGTGAGCTGGTGCGGCAGCTGGAGCAGGAGCTGGAGGCCCACCCGGCCCACCGCTGGGGCGACCGCAAGCACCTCAAGAAGCACCGCCGCCGCATGGAGGAGCTCCAGGAGGAGATCGGCGAACGCCAGCGGCTGCTGCACCACCGGGCCAACCGCCACTGGGACACCTTCCTGTCCCTGATCGACATCCTGCGCTTCTTCGGCGCCCTCGATGGCGAGGAGGGGCTGGAGCCCACCGAGGTGGGCCGCACCGTGGCCGCCCTGCGGGGCGACAACGAGCTCTGGCTGGGGCTGGCCCTGATGAGCGGCCATCTCGATGCCCTCGATCCGGCCGAGCTGGCGGCGGTGCTGGAGGCCATCTCCACCGAGGTGAACCGGCCCGACCTCTGGTGCGGCTACCCGCCGCCACCGGCCTCCGAG
This genomic stretch from Cyanobium gracile PCC 6307 harbors:
- a CDS encoding IS481 family transposase codes for the protein MHSHPLARLTPISRERLIRRHLDEGVPLKALAAQAWVSLRSAYKWLARFRDGGVAALADRRSVRRTQRRTLDPQQLQQAMDLRHQRCTLRRIAKALKAPLSTVGRVMNALGLGRLKNLETKPPVRRYQWERPGDMIHVDTKQLARFERIDHRITGDRRQGCSRGAGYEKVHVAIDDATRLAYVEVLPDEQKATTVGFLCRAVGWFSDQGITCRRVLSDNGSSYRSGDWRKACQALGLKPIRTKPYTPQTNGKAERFIKTLLAEWAYVIAYQTSEERNRWLPRYLGIYNGNRCHMALGGLSPQQCLQRLLIAE
- a CDS encoding flavoprotein produces the protein MTTITEIAPDLFRLSIHVPELDMQFNHFLVRDQQPLLFHAGLKGMFPLLRDAVATLIDPAQLRYVAWSHFEADEVGGLNQWLELAPEAEPVCTFVGKVVSVDDVALRPARGMTPADVLSTGTYRFRFLATPHLPHGWDAGLLFEETRRTLFCSDLFHHFGNPPPLVSHDLIGPSLAAMQQMQQGPLAGYLPYTPQTEGLLAGLAALQPQTLALMHGSSHSGPGGPMLSELAAAMKQACVAE
- a CDS encoding DEAD/DEAH box helicase; this translates as MLDRSDVGSTIRSDGDASDTTSGRPAGTGAVPPLEQLFPFPLDGFQLEAIDALNQGHSVVVSAPTGSGKTLVGEYAIHRALAHGQKVFYTTPLKALSNQKLRDFRHQFGDEKVGLLTGDLSLNREAQVVVMTTEIFRNMLYAEIDHADDDPLADVEAVVLDECHYMNDTQRGTVWEESIIHCPSRVQLVALSATVANAGQLTDWIERVHGPTRLIHSDFRPVPLAFSFCSAKGLHPLLNDEGTGLHPNCKVWRPPKSTRRKGPKEPRPPQPEAPPIGFVVAQMAEREMLPAIYFIFSRRNCDRSVRDLAKVCLVNPEEQARIRRRLDAFMAVTPEAVREGGHADALLRGIAAHHAGVLPAWKELIEELFQQGLIKVVFATETLAAGINMPARTTVISALSKRTERGHRPLMGSEFLQMAGRAGRRGLDTQGYVVTVQSRFEGVREAGALATSPADPLVSQFTPSYGMVLNLLQRYDLAKARELVERSFGRYLAGLDLAEDEARIAELMAQLATLESSGGEVPWDDFEDYEKVRGRLREERRLHRILQQQAEETLAHELTLALQFASEGTLVSVKAPALRSRVTPAVIVAKVPGSGQFPLLLCLTDENVWILLPCHAVVTLHAELSCLQVDQLEPPELHHANELRHGDNASGGLALAVSSMARRHDMHTPRYDLAGEVRQQGELVRQLEQELEAHPAHRWGDRKHLKKHRRRMEELQEEIGERQRLLHHRANRHWDTFLSLIDILRFFGALDGEEGLEPTEVGRTVAALRGDNELWLGLALMSGHLDALDPAELAAVLEAISTEVNRPDLWCGYPPPPASEEALHDLRSLRRELQRQQERASVVVPVWWEPELTGLVHAWARGASWNDVIANTSLDEGDVVRILRRTVDLLAQIPYCEAISEQLRRNSRMALKAINRFPVCEIEDLLATGNGKLDPATERPPAG